AGACCAATATCCTCAAATTCCTCTACCGCTCGGGGGAGACGGTGCCGCGCGAGACGCTGCTGCATGAGGTCTGGGGCTACAATCCGGCGGTGACCACCCACACGCTCGAAACCCACATTTACCGTCTGCGCCAGAAGATCGAGGCCAATCCCGGGCAGGCGCGCATCCTGGTGACCGAAAGCGGCGGCTATCGCCTGATGCCGTGAAAACGGACACTTAGGACTAGTTTGTTCCCCTTCCGTCCACGCAGGGCGGCCTCGCAAAAATAACGTTCATGCGCCACTAATGGGGACACCCTATGTGTCCCCTTGAGACGACAACAACGCCCCTGGAGGGCGAGTGCCATGCGGAACAAGACAAGCTCGATGCTGATCGGTGCGGCGGTGGCCGCGCTCCTGGTCCTCCCGGCCGCGGCGGGCGATCCGGGCTGGGTCACCTGGCCCACCAAGAGCTTTCCCACGACCGCGCTGCGGGTCGAGGACATCATCGGCAATGTCCGGGTCAATGTGCAGAACGGGCCGATGAAGGTCGACGTCTCGGGCCCCAAAAATTTGATCAGCGGCGTCTCGGTGCGCGCCGACGGCAATGTGCTGCGCATCTCGGGCAACGAGACCGACAGCTACAATGTGTGGGACTGGCGCAGCTGGTTCGACTTTTCGCACATCCATGACGACCACTCGGGCAAGCTCTACATCAAGGTGACCGTGCCCAAGGGCGGTGATGTCCGGGTCGAGGACATGATCGGCGACACGACGGTCGGCGACACCTATGGCGTCATCCGGCTGGAGACCACCGCGGGCAACGCCACGGTCGGGCGGGTGCGCGAGGCGCATGTCATGATGGCCGGCTCGGGCAAGACGTCGATCGCGGATGTCGCGGGCGATCTGCGCCTGGAGATCGCGGGCTCCGGCCACGTCACCGCCAGCCATGCCGGCAGCGTGAGGGCCGAGATCTACGGCTCGGGCGATGCGCAGGTCGGCTCAATCACCGGCGGCGTGCATATCGAGATCGCCGGTTCGGGCGACTTTACGGCGGCCAGGGTCAACGGGCCGGTGAGCATCGACATCGCGGGCT
The nucleotide sequence above comes from Rhizomicrobium sp.. Encoded proteins:
- a CDS encoding DUF2807 domain-containing protein; translated protein: MRNKTSSMLIGAAVAALLVLPAAAGDPGWVTWPTKSFPTTALRVEDIIGNVRVNVQNGPMKVDVSGPKNLISGVSVRADGNVLRISGNETDSYNVWDWRSWFDFSHIHDDHSGKLYIKVTVPKGGDVRVEDMIGDTTVGDTYGVIRLETTAGNATVGRVREAHVMMAGSGKTSIADVAGDLRLEIAGSGHVTASHAGSVRAEIYGSGDAQVGSITGGVHIEIAGSGDFTAARVNGPVSIDIAGSGNVKIADGVADPLRVDIAGAGDLYFGGVAVNPSISALGSGNVHIKAYRGKLSNDGMASVMIGDRIPPVPPMPPVPGIPPVPPVPGHAAQPPAPPAHHSDDDDDDN